The region AACAAACACTTGGAGTTGTACCTGCTTTAATCCTTGCCGTTTCAGTTCGGTTAATGCGCTCGCAAGCAAATTTTCAGCTATTCCCTGCTTACGATAAGTTGGCAATACATAAAGTTCCGGAATAAATCCTTGCCTTTCTTCTGAGATATTATCCATTGTCTTACAAACACCAATCCAACCGCGCAATTGAGACTGATAGATATCAACCAGGTAGTAGCCACCACTATTCATTACAAAGGATACAAGTGAATGGTTATTGTTGGCAGCAGGTTTGCCATGGCCCGCCACCGACTCACTCATTACCTTGCTTGCATGTTGCCTGATCATATTTAATTCCCTATATGTCGCCTTTCTGATTGTCATTCGTATCAAAATCCTTTACTTAACATCATCATTATTTCGATGGGACTACTTGAAAAATTTGCTCAACAATGGACCAACCATGGGACTGACTTGATGGTAGATTTGATTAAATTGTCTGGCAGTTGAGGATATTTTATCAAAATCAAGGCTTCCTTCTTGTGTTTGAAACATTGCAAAAACATTACGATTTCGTTTCTGTTGTTGTGGTTGTTGCATCCGGGGCATACCAAATGGAGTTGGTGGCATCCTTCTTTGTTGACGCGGTCCTGGCATTGGTCTCGGTCTCGCCGGAAACATTCGAACACACCTCCTCATAAAAATATCTATATTATCCTATTCCAAACCGACCAGCTATGAAAAGGATGACTGCCCCAGTTAATAAAAAAGATGAACAGGGGAAATCCTGCAATTTTTTTAATGCTTTTTTTTGGCTGAACTTGGGTTGATATTTTGTGATTTGGTCGATTTCTCTGATGCTTTGGTTGATAAAACACACCTTTTGGTCGATATTGGTGTTTCCTTGATTGATAATGGCCAGTGTAGGTTGATAATGCCCAAGATGCGGTCGATAATACGTGTGACGCGGTTGATAATCATGACTTTCCGGCCGATAAAGGCATCATCTGGTTGATACCCAGCCTTTTCGGTTGATAAAGTCCAGACCGTGGTCGATATTTTTAAGTCCGGATCGATACCATATTATCCAGTCGATATTTCCAATTCCCGCATCAGAAACTATCAAGATCGTATGCCCATTTTTCATAAGCCCAAAAAGTAGGAGCCCCCCATATATTTAATGGGGAAACTCCTATTTTCGTTCCATTTCATCCATCAATCATCCTGTAAAATCGTTTTGGCAATACTTTGATCAAGTGCTTCGAAGTCATGTAACGATATGGTTTCATATAATTCCTTTCGCGTTTGCATATCATCAAGACCAGATTTTTGCGTCCCTTCTTCTTTGATCAGACCAAAGATACGTTCATAGGCTTTGGCTGCGACCCTTAATGAAGTGACTGGATAAATAACCATTTGAAAGCCCATATCCTGAAATTCCTGTGCCGAAATATATGGTGTCTTGCCAAATTCGGTCATATTCGCCAGCAATGGGGCATTAATTTTTTGGGCACATAACTGAAACTCCTCTTCGGTCTGTAATGCCTCTGGGAAAATCGCATCAGCGCCGGCCTCGATATACGTCTGTGCTCGCTCAATGGCAGCGTCGATTCCCTCAACCGCTTTTGCATCTGTACGGGCGACGACAACGAGGGATGGCGCTACTTTTTTGATGGCTTGGATTTTTTGTGCTAATTCTTCTTTAGGAACAAGCCGTTTTCCGTTCAAATGACCACATTTTTTTGGAAGCTGCTGGTCTTCTATTTGTACGGCGGCTACCTTAGCTTCCACCATCTCCATCGCCGTTCGGGCTACATATAAAACCCCGCCAAAACCAGTATCAATATCTACAAGTACGGGAAGATTACTGGCACGCACTAACTCCTTTGCCTTATCTGCTACTTCGGTTGAGGTAACCATACCGAGATCCGGTAATCCCTGGCTTGCCGTGTACGCACCACCAGATAAATATAATGCGGAAAACCCAACTTTTTTAGCCATTAGCGCAGCCATGCCATCATGCGCCCCCGGAATTTGTAAAATCTTCTCCTCTTGAATCAATGCCTTAAATTGTCCTGCCAATTCTTCCTGTGTAGCAGGCTGATCTACTATCCATACCATCGATAAAAACCTCCAATTCCATACAAGATGTTCAAAAAGTCCGGTAAAAATGACGTTTCGATAGATCCTACTTTTGAACACACATTATACGAACAATTCAACAAACTCATTCACATTCATTTGTGCTACCTTATGATAGTCACTAGTCACATCTACTATATTTCGCT is a window of Lentibacillus daqui DNA encoding:
- a CDS encoding GNAT family N-acetyltransferase — encoded protein: MTIRKATYRELNMIRQHASKVMSESVAGHGKPAANNNHSLVSFVMNSGGYYLVDIYQSQLRGWIGVCKTMDNISEERQGFIPELYVLPTYRKQGIAENLLASALTELKRQGLKQVQLQVFVGNPAKKLYEKFGFTDTSTLMTKKLDE
- a CDS encoding YppG family protein; the encoded protein is MFPARPRPMPGPRQQRRMPPTPFGMPRMQQPQQQKRNRNVFAMFQTQEGSLDFDKISSTARQFNQIYHQVSPMVGPLLSKFFK
- the prpB gene encoding methylisocitrate lyase, whose product is MVWIVDQPATQEELAGQFKALIQEEKILQIPGAHDGMAALMAKKVGFSALYLSGGAYTASQGLPDLGMVTSTEVADKAKELVRASNLPVLVDIDTGFGGVLYVARTAMEMVEAKVAAVQIEDQQLPKKCGHLNGKRLVPKEELAQKIQAIKKVAPSLVVVARTDAKAVEGIDAAIERAQTYIEAGADAIFPEALQTEEEFQLCAQKINAPLLANMTEFGKTPYISAQEFQDMGFQMVIYPVTSLRVAAKAYERIFGLIKEEGTQKSGLDDMQTRKELYETISLHDFEALDQSIAKTILQDD